The sequence TTCTCTGCCCAGCACAGCGCCTGCCCACTTCTGACTGTTTGTCCTTCCCTCCCTAGATCTGGGACACCGCAGGGCAGGAGCGGTTCCGCAGCGTCACCCACGCTTACTACCGAGACGCCCAGGGTAAGGGCCTCTGGCAGTTCACCGCTCCCCCAGCCCACTTGTAACAGTCACCCTTCTGCCCCAAGTCCCCCCGCCCCGCGTgacccctctctccccctccagcCTTGCTCCTGCTGTACGACATCACCAACAAATCTTCCTTCGACAACATCCGGGTAGGTTCTCCCTACCCCACCACTCGCCACTCTCGGGAGCCAGCAGGGCAGGACCGCTTCCTGCTCTGTGGGAATGGGTGGAGCCTGGAATACTGCTGCCTCGCTAAAAACACCCTAGCTGTGACTCAGAAGTCATAAACTCCTCGTGGGCAGCTGATTGGCATGTGGGCATGAAGGCCAAGCAGGCTGTGTGCCACTTGCTTTATCCCTGCCTGTGATTCATGAGTGCACTTCATGACAGCATGTTCAGAAAGTCCCCAGCTCCACCCTGGACAAGAGCTCAAGGGGAGAGCCCAAGCAGAAAAAGTCTACCGTATATATGCAGCCCAAGTTTCTAGAAAGTGACTCAGGCAGACAAAAATGAGTGGATCTGTCCTCACAAGCAAACTATCCAGTAGTCGAGgcaataattcaataaatataagCACTGACTCTGTGCACAGCACGGTGAAGGTTTCACGTGCTCTCCGACCTCAAGAGGTTGGCAAGCAAACCGGGGAAACCAGACATATAGAGATAAAACACTTACCAACTGGATGGAACCCATGGCATCCCTACTGCCTCCTCCAACCCCATGGGCATGGCAGACAGCTCTAATCGATCACAGTAGTTTTGATCACCGAGCCATTACGTGGCCTTAGAATCCTCTATGGGGCACTCAAGGAGAGTGCTGGTGACTAGAGCTGGTCTAGAACATAAAGCCTGTACCTCCTCTATCTTCCATAGAACTGAGAGTTACACTGTAAGGGGTTTAGAGCTATTCAGGACTGGAGAGAGGCCCGGGCAGAGATGCAGGAGAGAGAAGGCCCAGGGTATCGTGTTCAGTGATCGGGGGCAGTGAGTAGCCCAGGAGGATCCAGAGGGGAGAAGCAGGGAAGGccgggggaaggaggagaatggCTGCGGCCCAGCACGCCCTCTCTCACAGGCCTGGCTCACTGAGATTCACGAGTACGCCCAGAGGGACGTGGTGATCATGCTTCTGGGCAACAAGGTGAGTGGCTCCGGGGCAGGCTCGGCCCACCCTCCCCCACAGCCACCAGAGTAATTGCTGGACATCCTGCCAGCAAAGGACCCTTTCCAGCCTCCAGTTCAGAGGTCAGACCTATCTGCAGGCTTCTGCCCATCTCACCTGCCCTCTAAAAGCTTTGGAATTGGCCCCCTGCAGGGAAAGGTAGAGCTGTTTCCTGAGTAGTCCAGGAATGCCCAGCTACTCTGTTAGATCCTAGGGACTAGATACATGGATGAAGATCTGAGATGGGAGAGGGTTAACCTCAACTGCCGCCATCCCTTTGAGGCTGGTCACCACCCCTTTGCCAAGCAGAGTAACCCACCACCTCTCTAAGTTGGGGTGAGATTCCCCCTGCTGGGAGCTAAGAACCTGAGGAGGGGGTCCTGGCCCCAGGTGGATCAGACCACCTGCAGTGCCGCAGGCCACCAGCAGAGGGAAGGAGGTCCTGCTcccagggcagagagaggggCCGGCTTGGGGTCAAGGCGTCCGTCCCCCAGAGTGACCCACCTGGGCTTGACAGGCAGATGTGAGCAGTGAAAGGGTGATCCGCTCAGAGGACGGAGAGATGCTGGCCAGGGTAAGTGACTAGCCGGGGGGGTGGGAGAGAAGGGATGGGGGCAGCCCAAGACTGGCCACGGAGCACGCTCTCCCCCTGGCAGGAATATGGAGTTCCCTTCATGGAGACCAGCGCCAAGACGGGCATGAATGTGGAGCTAGCCTTTCTGGCCATTGCCAAGTGAGTGCTGAGCCGGGAAGGAGAGCGTGCAGGGCAGGGTGGCGCCATCTGGGATCCAATGGGGCCTGGCCCCTTGCCCAGTCCCTGGGTCTGTCTACAGCCTGCATTTGGAGGCCGTGGGACTGGGCAAGGCTCAGCTCCCCACCGGCTGCCCAGCccacttctccttcctcttcaaGGGAGCTGAAATACAGAGCCGGGCAGCAGACGGATGAGCCCAGCTTCCAGATCCGAGACTAcgtggagtcccagaagaagcgGCCCGGCTGCTGCTCCTTCTTGTGAATCCTGAGGGTCTGAAAGGGAGCTCCATGCAGCCTCCCCCTGCGCCCCCAGACCTGGCTTCTTCTGAGCGGCTGAGCCAGCGGGGAAAGAGTTGGGGGACCCACTGCACAGCCCCTCCAGACTCCTGCCCCTCCCCTAGCTCCTGGAGCTTCCCTGCGTCCACAGGGGAGGgcaaaatatttatctttcattttaatgACACATAACTTAATCAAAAGGGCATCAGAAAAACCAAGCCAGAGAGCTGGTGGTGGTCCTTTGGCCTTCTAGTACTAGCACTTAGGGGCCTGGGCCTCCCTCCTGACCACCATGAGGGTGGTACTGCTCCAGCTCAGCACCAGGGGGCACTGATGCACTTCTGGGGCATAAAGGGAAGTagtgacacccccccccccacacacaccccaatcCTTCAGCTGGCAAGAGGCTGAGCAAACCCAGGCCTTCATTTCCTCCAGCTCCCCAGAGAGCAATCTTCCCCAATAAAACAGAGCCCTTGTGCTGGGAGTCAGACCAAAGCCTCTGGAAGATAAGAGATGCGGGGATTAGGCAAGAGACCTGGCTCCCTATGGGGAGATAGGAGAGGAGTAGCAGAGATTAGGTCTATCTGTTTGGCTACCTCTGGGCTTACTGGCCCCCTTTCTGGGAGGTGTACCCCTTTTCCTCCAGCCCACAAACACATGAAGTCACCTGGAAACACCTGGTTCCTGTTCTCTGATCCTCAGATCCCAGAGGAGCCCCTCCTCCCTAAATCCCTGGCCTTATCTTTCTACCTTTCCATCTATGTCTCCAGACACCTAAGGTTATAGACAGGAAAAGGTTATTCTGGTCCCAACCCTTTGGCAGGTATGCAGCCCACAGGCTACTTCTTCGAGCAGCTCTAGTGCTTCTACTGGACAAAAGAGACCAataaagagaaagcagagaaaacccTGATCCTGGCGTAGGCAGGAGGCAGAAGTGAGCAAACCTCACGCCATTGTGTAACCCCCAAACCCAAGTGCCGCCTCCTCCCTGACCTCCCTCATTCCTTTTCTCTCAGACAGACAGACCCAGGGACCTTAGAGCCCAAACTGCTTTATCTCCCTTCTAACGGAGCCAGCTTAGGGAGTAAGAGGTCCTGCATTTCCGGGTAAATCAACGCATTGTATGCAAAACAAGGTCTGGCTGGTAAGAtctgggtggggagaggggctgcAAGGATTTTCTGTGGCGCCAAGGTCACAGGTCTCCCCAAGCCCTGACCCCAACCCTGGGACGAGGTCAGGGGCTGTGCAGGTTATGACCTAGAGACACCTTTACTCCGGCTCTGTACACCAGGGGCCGGGAGAGGGGTGTGTAAGGTACGTACTGCCCATTTCTCAGGCTGCTGCATTTGCTTTCAAAGCAGAAATCTTGCTCTTTGAGCAAAGTCAGCAGCTCCAACTCAGGCCGATAAGGAAGCTCTCCAGGCGGAGCAGGGAGGAGCCTGACCTTGCAGGGTTCTTCTGGGGCCCAAGGCAGGTTGCAGGGATCCAGTCACATGGGCTGCTCTGGGCCTCTAGCATTTGTGTTCTCCAGCATTAAATGGCAGTATTTTGTGGAAAGTACACCCTGTCCACTGTTTCTTTGAGGTGGACgtgatgtgggggtggggggagggcgggggcaGTTCATGCTGAAAGGATCGTTGTTGCTTGTCACTAACTGCCAGAATCATTTGATCCTCATCCTTCAAtgtccacccctcccccaaactGGTCACCTCACCCTTAACAGACGGCCCCCAGCCTCTGTGACCAGCCTCTCATGTGAAAGTAGGAGCTGAAAGAAGGTTTATTATCTCACGGTCCtcatcattttactttctttgttGAAAAACGCCAGGGCTCCTCTGTACCCAGAGATCGGCTACCAGGCTCTgacctgcctctcccctcccccacctccctagCCAAAGGCTGACGCCGATACACCGTTGACCCTGGGTGGCCGGTCTTCGCTGGGCAGTCCCACTGAAGCCTTGGGCGCTCTGCTGGACCTTCACACTGTCCCAGCGAAGATCGGAGCCCGTACCCCGACTAGCAGGTCCCGGGACAGCGCCAAGCGCCCCACAAACAGGAAAATGTTATTAGAACAACATTTCTCTTGGGTCCGAGGTGAGCCTGGACCACAGTAAAACTGTGGGGGGCTTGCAGCCCCGGAGCCGGATTGGTTTTCCTAGCAACAGTCGCCCCCactccaccctcaccccccaAGCGGAGATGCACACTTTGGCGGAAGGCTGTTAAAGCCTCGGGGTCCTTTACCCGAGGGTTGGCGCGCTCAGTCCCTGAcgcaggtggtgctggtggcggGGGGAGTCAGAACCGATCTCGCGAGCCACCCTGCCCGGTACCAGGAACTCCCCCGCCCCGCACCCAGCGCCCCTCCCCGGGCCTGCACTCCGGCCACTCGGTAACAAACACTTCCACTTCCTGAGCGCTCTTTCTTCTCCCGCCGCGGGGTGCCGAGCGGAGCCCGGAGCCCCGCCCCCGACTGCTCCCATTGGCCAGCGTCCTTCACCCGGCCCGAGCGCCTCCCGTGAGAGGCCTCTGATTGGCCCCCGGCGGTCCACACCCTccgcgcggccccgcccccggggtATGCGGCCCGGGCGGTTTCTGGAACGCTCAGTCGCCGCGCGGGGCGGGGATGGGTGTTTGATTCCCGGCTTCGGCTCCTCGCCGTTCGCCGCCGCGGCTCCCGGGACGCCTGCTCGCTTGTTGGCCCGTCCGGCGTCGCCGGGCTGCCCTGCCGCTCTCACCCTCGCCTCCCGGCCCGCAGAGTGGGACGCGGAGCTGGACCGACCCGCCTTCGGACCCCGACTGTACACCGCTGAGCGCCGCTGAGCCGTTGCCAAGCGAGATGAGCGCGGACGCGGCGGCCGGGGCGCCCCTGCCCCGGCTCTGCTGCCTGGAGAAGGGTCCGAACGGCTACGGCTTCCACCTGCACGGGGAAAAGGGCAAGGTAGGCCAGTACATCCGGCTGGTGGAGCCCGGCTCGCCGGCCGAGAAGTCGGGACTGCTGGCCGGAGACCGGCTAGTGGAGGTGAACGGCGAGAACGTGGAGAAGGAGACCCACCAGCAGGTGGTGAACCGCATCCGTGCCGCTCTCAACTCCGTGCGCCTGCTGGTGGTCGACCCGGAGACCGACGAGCGGCTGCAGAAGTTGGGCGTCCAGGTCCGGGAGGAGATGCTGCGTGCCCAGGAAGGGCCCGGGCAGACCGAACCGCCGGCCGGCGAGGAGCGGGGGGCTGGCGGCGAAAATGAGCCGCCGGCCGCCGCGCCAGAGCCTCGAGAGGCCGAGCAGAGCCATCAGGAGCGGGTAAGTGCGGGCCCGGGCCTCGCGGCGAGGCTGGATGGAAGCGGGTGGGAAGGAGAGTAGTGGGGAGACCCAGGCGCCCCGGgtgcccagccctgctccccgcCTTGCCTTTCTGAAACTCGATCTTCGGAGGCGAGACTGCTTCCGCCCGCCGACCGGGCCGACTGGCAGTTACAGTCTTGAGGCTGCGTCCCACGACCCCAGCGTCCCATCCCCAAGCTGGGCTGGGACCCTGAGCTCCTTAGGGAGTGAGGGTGAAGGAGGGCGGCGCAAGGGAACCCAGTCTCCCTTTCCTCCACTCTGTTGGTGGCTGTCTGCTCCTACCCCTTGCGACCCCCAATTCCACCCCTCCTCTGAGTGGCCAGCTCCCTCCACAGGCCCCCCGGGGGTGGTAAATGAAGCGGCCTGGACTTCGAAAAGCTGGAGGAATAACCACCTTTCTGTGTGGAGCCGcagcggtggggggcggggagggggccctTTCCCCCCTTCCCCACAGCCCGGTGGCCTGTGTATCATTAACTTCAGCCTGGTGGACTTCATCCTCCTGAAGTCCAGCCTGACTTCTAAGAAAGAAGCTCCACCGTCTGCAGGAgatgggtgggggcagggctgagggagGAGGTGCCGGAGCGTCTGGTCCGGGGGTGGTGGCAGCTCAGCCCCCAAGAGGATTTATGATTCTCAGGAATGTGAGGAGTAAGCTAGCTCCTATCTGGGAGCAGGAGGGAAGACCTTGGAGAGGTGGTTGGCTGTGGGCGTGGGGTGCGGGACAGCAGCCAGGAGGTCACCACGGGCAGGTGGTCTTGCCTGGCACTGGCTGTCCCACTCCAGGCCCTGGACAGCAAGCAGGCTGGTTGCTTTCTGCCCACGCTGGGTGTTTATAACCCGTTTGGATCAGCTGCAGGAGGGGCAAGGAGAAACAGGACTTGTACTGAGCCTTCCTTGCCCAGAGAGTAGGGGCGGCCTTAAGGTGAGACTGGGAGGAGGAGGGCCGGGGCCTCCCCCTGGGCCTCTTCAGCTTTACCAGCTCTCCACCTGCTGGCAGGGATGTTCATGGTGCTGGTAGGAGCCTCCCGTGACACAGAAAGGACACGTTCAACCTTTCAGTTTGAAGGTGGAGCCCGAGAGGACCAACTGGTTTGGTAGAAGTGAGGTCACCAGGAGCCCTGTCCAGCCGGAGCTGGGTGCTGGGAATGCCAGGGCCACTGGGTGCCCACTTCCTGCCACCGCCAAGCTGGCCTTggcaagggtgggggtggggtcagagCACCCCAGCAGGGGGTTGACCCCAGGGAGCTGAAACACTCATGATCTCTGGTCCCAGACAAATCCAGTTTGAACTTTGTGCCCAGGGCACCGACTTAGCATTCccgatttgtttttttttttttttttaatggactttgGCACTTGCACAAGTAAcccgcccccctcaccccgcAAGTTGCCGTCAAGTTCAGCTCCTCCCACTGCCCTTTCGGTTTTGCTACTGGGAGTGGGGGTGCTGGTGGACGCCGAAGCCAGGATGGAGGCTTGACCTTCCACGTGCACTCACCCGCCAGGCTGTCTGAGAAGCAGTGGAGGTTGGCTTCTACTCTCTGGGTGACTACAGAATGGGGTTTCCCCCAGGTGGGGGTTTGACACCTGCATCCGTGTGTATGCTTTATCGGGCCAGTTCCTCCAAGCCCTTCCCTAGGACATCGTCACCAGGCCTCTTGGGATTTCAGGTCAACAAGTGAGTcagaacttctctgagccttggttctgCCATTGATAAAACGGGAGCATTGGATTCCAGTGACACCTGCCTTCTCTAGGATTTTACAAATAATAATACGCTTGAGCCCCTAGTGGGTGCTGGACTGAGCTCCTTGTGAGCCCAGGCATTTGAATCCCAGCCACGAGCTGGGATCTCCCTTAGCTTCTGTAGCTGCTCAGCAGTGTTAAGCCCCTCTGCTAGGAAATTCCTGTGAAATTTGGTATGGTGGGCATGCAGGTGACTTACCctgtcttcaaaaaaaaaaaaagttaatagacACAAGAGTTCATTGTTCCCTGAGAAgacaaggtggggggggggggtctgtaTAAGGGATACATGCAGCGATTGCCTGCTATTGATTACTTTGAATCTGAATTTACTTGCAAAGTCGGGGCTGTCATGACATCTCCGTTAGTTCTTGGAAGTGGAAAAGGTTTTGGTGGGGAGTTGTCAAGCAGAGAGGGCTGGCGGGTGACATCTCATTGGGAGGAGTGACCTGGGTCAACAACAGTTCAGGACAG comes from Muntiacus reevesi chromosome 18, mMunRee1.1, whole genome shotgun sequence and encodes:
- the RAB37 gene encoding ras-related protein Rab-37 isoform X2 — encoded protein: MDLQRLDSYQGGAGPDFHEHVLHKTILVGDSGVGKTSLLVQFDQGKFIPGSFSATVGIGFTNKVVTVDGVRVKLQIWDTAGQERFRSVTHAYYRDAQALLLLYDITNKSSFDNIRAWLTEIHEYAQRDVVIMLLGNKADVSSERVIRSEDGEMLAREYGVPFMETSAKTGMNVELAFLAIAKELKYRAGQQTDEPSFQIRDYVESQKKRPGCCSFL
- the RAB37 gene encoding ras-related protein Rab-37 isoform X1, which gives rise to MTGTPDTAATRDGEALERSPPCGPSHDLTGKVMLLGDSGVGKTCFLIRFRDGAFLSGTFIATVGIDFRNKVVTVDGVRVKLQIWDTAGQERFRSVTHAYYRDAQALLLLYDITNKSSFDNIRAWLTEIHEYAQRDVVIMLLGNKADVSSERVIRSEDGEMLAREYGVPFMETSAKTGMNVELAFLAIAKELKYRAGQQTDEPSFQIRDYVESQKKRPGCCSFL
- the RAB37 gene encoding ras-related protein Rab-37 isoform X3, producing MTGTPDTAATRDGEALERSPPCGPSHDLTGKNKVVTVDGVRVKLQIWDTAGQERFRSVTHAYYRDAQALLLLYDITNKSSFDNIRAWLTEIHEYAQRDVVIMLLGNKADVSSERVIRSEDGEMLAREYGVPFMETSAKTGMNVELAFLAIAKELKYRAGQQTDEPSFQIRDYVESQKKRPGCCSFL